One stretch of Mangifera indica cultivar Alphonso chromosome 9, CATAS_Mindica_2.1, whole genome shotgun sequence DNA includes these proteins:
- the LOC123225525 gene encoding transcription repressor MYB5-like, which produces MRNPSTSASTATAPTPTKTPCCSKVGLKRGPWTPAEDELLSNYIKKEGEGRWRTLPKRAGLLRCGKSCRLRWMNYLRPSVKRGQIAPDEEDLILRLHRLLGNRWSLIAGRIPGRTDNEIKNYWNTHLSKKLISLGIDPRTHKPLKNNSDHQNQSSSAEANPNKASSSSKAKRRTNPNTNPNTNPNPVVSSHLEDHHDDTTLMMMNTSQQHLQLDHESGHGFISLLNGEDENSGHHHNEEDEDINYCSDDILSSFLNSLINEDAFAAQHQALQLQQQHQHNQSTGNTAQLPDSLVLNSASAFGLGASRESPIMAPSFSQNEHKSVMNDSVE; this is translated from the exons ATGAGAAACCCATCCACGTCAGCATCAACGGCCACTGCGCCCACCCCCACTAAAACTCCGTGTTGCAGCAAGGTGGGGTTAAAGAGAGGCCCCTGGACGCCTGCAGAAGACGAACTTCTTTCCAACTACATCAAAAAAGAAGGCGAAGGCCGCTGGCGAACACTCCCTAAACGGGCTGGCCTCCTACGATGTGGCAAGAGTTGCCGCCTCCGCTGGATGAATTACCTCCGCCCCTCTGTTAAACGTGGCCAGATCGCTCCCGATGAAGAAGATCTCATCCTTCGCCTCCATCGCCTTCTCGGCAACCG GTGGTCACTGATAGCGGGGAGAATACCGGGAAGAACGGATAATGAGATAAAGAATTATTGGAACACTCACCTGAGTAAGAAGCTGATAAGTCTAGGGATAGATCCAAGAACCCACAAGCCATTGAAAAATAACAGTGATCATCAAAATCAATCCTCTTCGGCTGAGGCAAACCCTAATAAAGCATCTTCTTCATCCAAAGCGAAGCGCAGAACAAACCCTAATACTAATCCTAATACTAATCCTAATCCCGTTGTTTCTTCTCATTTGGAAGATCATCATGATGATACTACACTGATGATGATGAACACTTCTCAGCAACATCTGCAGCTCGATCACGAGAGCGGTCACGGCTTCATAAGTTTGCTTAATGGTGAAGATGAAAACAGTGGCCATCATCacaatgaagaagatgaagacatcAATTACTGTAGCGACGACATTTTGTCTTCGTTTCTCAATTCATTGATCAATGAAGATGCATTTGCTGCTCAACACCAAGCATTACAAttacaacaacaacatcaacacaATCAGTCAACAGGAAACACTGCACAGCTTCCTGATTCTTTAGTTTTGAATTCGGCATCCGCGTTTGGGCTGGGAGCCAGCCGGGAATCTCCTATAATGGCGCCTTCATTTAGCCAGAATGAGCACAAGAGTGTCATGAATGATAGCGTCGAATAG
- the LOC123225583 gene encoding importin-5-like has product MAAESSQLQQQQLAAIIGPDPAAFETLISHLMSASNDQRSQAELIFNLCKQHDPDSLTLKLAQLLQLSPHPEARAMAAVLLRKLLTRDDAFLWPRLSLSTQSNLKSILLASIQSENAKSISKKLCDTVSELASNILPDNGWPELLPFMFTCVSSDNFKLQESAFLIFAQLSQYIGNTLIPHIKHLHAMFLNCLTNSANFDVKIAALNAVINFIQCLTSSSDRDRFQDLLPSMMRTLTEALNNGNEATAQEALELLIELAGTEPRFLRRQLVDVVGSMLQIAEAESLEEGTRHLAIEFVITLAEARERAPGMMRKLPQFISRLFAILMTMLLDIDNDPAWHTAEMEDEDAGETSNYSVGQECLDRLAIALGGNTIVPVASEQLPAYLAAPEWQKHHAALIALAQIAEGCAKVMVKNLEQVLSMVLNSFHDPHPRVRWAAINAIGQLSTDLGPDLQNQFHQRVIPALAGSMDDFQNPRVQAHAASAILNFSENCTSEILTPYMDAIVSKLLILLQNGKQMVQEGALTALASVADSSQEHFQKYYDAVMPYLKAILINATDKSNRMLRAKSMECISLVGMAVGKEKFRDDAKQVMEVLMSLQGSQMETDDPTTSYMLQAWARLCKCLGQDFLPYMNVVMPPLLQSAQLKPDVTITSADSDNEIEDSDDESMETITLGDKRIGIKTSVLEEKATACNMLCCYADELKEGFFPWIDQVAPTLVPLLKFYFHEEVRKAAVSAMPELLHSAKLAVEKGLAQGRNESYVKQLSDYIIPALVDALHKEPDTEICASMLDSLNECIQISGPLLDEGQVRSIVDEIKQVITASSSRKRERAERAKAEDFDAEESELIKQEDEQEEEVFDQVGEILGTLIKTFKANFLPFFDELSTYLTPMWGKDKTPEERRIAICIFDDVAEQCREAALKYYDTFLPFLLEACNDVNPDVRQAAVYGLGVCAEFGASAFKPLVGEALSRLNVVIRHPNALQAENVMAYDNAVSALGKICQFHRDRIDAAQVIPAWLNCLPIKGDLIEAKVVHDQLCSMVERSDGDLLGPNHQYLPKIVAVFAEVLCGKDLATEQTASRMVNLLRQLQQTLPPATLASTWSSLQPQQQLALQSILS; this is encoded by the exons ATGGCCGCCGAGTCCTCCCAACTCCAGCAACAACAGCTTGCCGCCATAATCGGCCCCGACCCCGCCGCCTTCGAAACTCTCATCTCCCACCTCATGTCTGCCTCCAACGACCAACGATCCCAGGCCGAACTTATCTTTAACCTCTGTAAACAACACGATCCCGATTCCCTCACCCTCAAGCTCGCCCAACTCCTCCAGCTCTCCCCCCACCCGGAGGCCCGCGCCATGGCTGCCGTCCTCCTCCGTAAGCTACTCACTCGCGACGATGCGTTTCTCTGGCCCCGCCTCTCACTCTCCACTCAGTCGAATCTAAAATCGATTCTATTAGCTTCTATCCAATCGGAGAATGCGAAATCCATCTCTAAGAAATTATGCGACACCGTTTCGGAGCTCGCTTCTAATATTCTCCCAGATAATGGATGGCCCGAACTGTTGCCGTTTATGTTCACGTGCGTGTCGAGCGACAATTTTAAGTTGCAAGAATCGGCGTTTTTGATCTTCGCGCAGTTGAGTCAATACATCGGCAACACGTTGATTCCTCATATTAAACACCTCCACGCCatgtttttaaattgtttaaccAACTCCGCAAACTTTGACGTTAAGATCGCAGCGTTGAACGCCGTCATCAATTTCATCCAGTGCTTGACGAGCTCCTCGGATCGGGACCGGTTCCAGGACCTCCTGCCGTCGATGATGAGGACTTTGACGGAGGCTTTGAATAATGGAAACGAAGCAACGGCGCAGGAGGCTTTGGAGTTGCTGATTGAATTAGCGGGTACGGAGCCCAGGTTTTTGCGGAGACAGTTGGTGGACGTTGTCGGGTCCATGTTGCAAATAGCTGAGGCGGAAAGTTTAGAGGAAGGGACACGTCATCTGGCGATTGAGTTCGTGATAACACTTGCTGAGGCACGTGAGCGGGCCCCGGGGATGATGAGGAAGTTGCCTCAATTTATTAGTAGGTTGTTTGCGATTTTGATGACTATGTTGTTGGATATTGACAATGATCCGGCTTGGCACACGGCTGAGATGGAGGATGAGGATGCTGGTGAGACGAGTAACTACAGTGTGGGACAGGAGTGTTTGGATAGGTTGGCAATTGCTTTGGGAGGGAACACCATTGTTCCAGTGGCCTCTGAGCAGTTGCCTGCTTATTTAGCTGCACCAGAATGGCAGAAACACCACGCTGCATTGATTGCTCTTGCGCAGATTGCTGAGGGTTGCGCGAAG GTAATGGTAAAAAACTTAGAGCAAGTGTTGTCGATGGTTCTGAACTCATTTCATGATCCCCATCCCCGTGTGAGGTGGGCGGCTATTAATGCAATTGGGCAATTGTCAACAGATTTGGGTCCAGATTTGCAAAATCAGTTCCATCAAAGGGTTATCCCAGCTCTAGCTGGTTCTATGGATGATTTCCAGAATCCCAGAGTACAG GCACATGCTGCTTCAGCAATCCTCAACTTCAGTGAGAACTGCACTTCGGAAATCTTAACACCCTACATGGATGCCATCGTGAGCAAATTGCTCATTCTTCTGCAG AATGGAAAACAAATGGTGCAAGAGGGAGCCTTAACTGCTTTAGCATCTGTTGCAGACTCATCTCAG GAGCACTTTCAAAAATACTATGATGCTGTTATGCCTTACCTGAAAGCTATTTTGATCAATGCAACTGACAAGTCTAATCGCATGCTTCGTGCCAAATCCATGGAGTGCATTAGTCTGGTGGGAATGGCTGTTGGGAAGGAGAAGTTTAGAGATGATGCTAAGCAG GTTATGGAAGTGCTTATGTCATTGCAAGGATCTCAAATGGAGACAGATGACCCAACAACAAGTTACATGCTACAA GCTTGGGCCAGACTCTGCAAATGTTTAGGACAAGACTTCCTTCCTTATATGAATGTCGTTATGCCACCTTTGCTTCAGTCTGCTCAGCTTAAGCCAGATGTAACCATTACATCTGCAGATTCAGACAATGAAATTGAGGATTCTGATGATGAAAG TATGGAGACCATTACTCTTGGGGACAAAAGAATAGGAATTAAAACAAGCGTGTTGGAGGAGAAAGCTACAGCTTGTAACATGCTATGTTGCTATGCTGATGAGCTAAAGGAAGGATTTTTTCCATGGATTGATCAG GTTGCTCCAACGTTAGTCCctcttcttaaattttatttccatGAAGAAGTTAGAAAAGCAGCTGTATCAG cAATGCCGGAGCTACTGCACTCTGCAAAATTAGCTGTAGAGAAAGGCCTAGCACAAGGACGTAATGAGTCCTATGTAAAGCAGTTGTCTGACTATATCATTCCAGCTCTTGTGGATGCATTACATAAG GAACCAGATACGGAGATCTGTGCAAGCATGTTAGACTCATTGAATGAATGCATACAG ATTTCTGGACCACTTCTGGATGAAGGCCAGGTCAGATCCATTGTGGATGAGATTAAGCAGGTTATTACAGCCAGCTCAAgtagaaaaagagaaagggcTGAGAGGGCCAAAGCTGAAGACTTTGATGCTGAGGAGTCAGAGTTGATCAAACAGGAAGATGAACAAGAGGAAGAAGTTTTTGACCAA GTTGGCGAAATTTTGGGAACTTTGATCAAAACATTTAAAGCCAATTTCTTGCCTTTCTTTGATGAGCTATCTACATATCTGACACCTATGTGG GGTAAAGACAAGACACCTGAAGAACGAAGGATTGCAATTTGCATTTTTGATGATGTTGCAGAGCAGTGTCGCGAGGCAGCTCTTAA ATATTATGATACATTTCTTCCTTTCTTGTTGGAGGCATGCAATGATGTGAACCCAGATGTTAGACAG GCAGCTGTGTACGGACTCGGTGTTTGTGCAGAGTTTGGTGCATCTGCTTTTAAACCTCTTGTTGGAG AGGCTTTATCAAGGCTAAATGTTGTTATAAGACACCCTAATGCTTTACAAGCTGAGAATGTGATGGCATATGATAATGCTGTTTCTGCATTGGGAAAAATATGCCAGTTTCACCGAGACAGGATTGATGCAGCTCAG GTTATTCCTGCATGGTTAAACTGTTTGCCAATAAAAGGTGACTTAATAGAAGCGAAAGTTGTTCATGACCAACTCTGTTCAATGGTAGAGAG GTCAGATGGGGATCTTTTAGGTCCCAATCATCAATATCTTCCTAAAATAGTTGCAGTATTTGCTGAG GTTCTATGCGGTAAGGATCTAGCAACAGAACAAACTGCAAGCCGAATGGTGAATCTGCTTAGGCAGCTTCAGCAGACTTTGCCTCCGGCTACCTTGGCCTCAACTTGGTCATCCTTGCAGCCGCAACAACAGCTCGCTTTGCAATCAATCCTCTCATGA